One part of the Sesamum indicum cultivar Zhongzhi No. 13 linkage group LG14, S_indicum_v1.0, whole genome shotgun sequence genome encodes these proteins:
- the LOC105176761 gene encoding cytochrome b561 and DOMON domain-containing protein At5g47530-like, with amino-acid sequence MENMSSSPLTLILSLLLTFLSPLLTNAHKCSQGFITEMNKINVTQNCRRKALTLGVQFGWNFNQKSRRLDIAFGSRLDTETGWLAWGVNPQGLRMVGTRALIGIKQHNGSLEWYKYNITDDTKRGCRLLPSDDIGLNMRNFSFVYWEGIEYYVIHATIFLPHEYNSSRTNVVWQIGEAVAGRTPLMHPRSLNHFDAADTIDLVSEKVISYSAHRQRRLRTTHGILNIVGWGILLPVGVIVARYFKRFPERWVWWFGFHVTCQSAGYILGTIGWIIGIWLGNASKYYCFRTHQILGILIFTFTTVQMFALRLKPRPNDEYRAYWNMYHHSLGYAMLTLMSVNIFVGIKIMEPNHAWKWAYIGVLGVLGVVVICFEIYTWIKFIFVRKSLA; translated from the exons ATGGAAAACATGTCTTCCTCTCCTCTCACACTTATACTCTCTCTACTCCTCACATTCCTCTCACCTCTGCTCACAAATGCACACAAATGCAGCCAGGGGTTCATCACAGAGATGAACAAGATCAATGTCACCCAGAATTGCCGCCGGAAAGCCTTAACCTTAGGCGTCCAGTTCGGGTGGAACTTCAACCAGAAGTCCCGTCGGCTGGACATAGCGTTCGGGTCGAGGCTAGACACGGAGACAGGCTGGCTGGCCTGGGGGGTGAACCCTCAGGGCCTGCGCATGGTCGGCACCAGGGCCCTCATCGGCATCAAGCAGCACAATGGCTCGCTGGAGTGGTACAAGTATAACATCACCGACGACACCAAGCGCGGCTGCCGGCTCCTTCCGTCTGACGatattggattaaatatgCGCAACTTCAGCTTTGTTTATTGGGAAGGGATCGAGTACTATGTCATACACGCTACTATTTTCCTGCCTCACGAGTACAACAGTTCAAGAACAAACGTGGTGTGGCAGATTGGGGAGGCAGTGGCTGGGAGAACGCCTCTAATGCACCCGAGATCTCTAAACCACTTCGATGCTGCTGACACCATAGACTTAGTCTCCGAGAAGGTGATAAGTTACTCGGCTCACCGTCAACGCCGTTTGAGAACG ACTCATGGAATCTTGAACATTGTTGGATGGGGAATACTTCTGCCGGTTGGGGTGATTGTTGCAAGGTACTTCAAGAGATTTCCGGAGCGATGGGTGTGGTGGTTTGGTTTTCATGTGACCTGCCAGAGTGCTGGATATATTCTCGGTACAATCGGCTGGATCATCGGAATCTGGCTGGGGAACGCCTCCAAATACTATTGCTTCCGCACCCATCAAATTCTTGGCATACTCATCTTCACTTTCACGACCGTAcag ATGTTTGCATTGAGATTGAAGCCGAGGCCGAACGACGAGTATCGGGCTTATTGGAACATGTACCATCATTCTCTGGGGTACGCGATGTTGACACTGATGTCAGTTAACATATTTGTAGGGATCAAGATCATGGAGCCGAATCATGCTTGGAAATGGGCTTATATTGGAGTTCTCGGAGTGTTGGGTGTCGTGgttatttgttttgaaatttatacttggattaagtttatttttgtaagaaaatcCCTCGCGTAA